One window of Natrinema sp. SYSU A 869 genomic DNA carries:
- a CDS encoding acyl-CoA dehydrogenase family protein, whose translation MDFRMPEQLQQLLEEIDAFIEDEIEPLQREHERFFDHRREDARTNWEDGTPTAEWEALLEEMRRRADEAGLYRYMLPEEYGGRDGSNLGMAVIREHLAQKGIGLHNVLQQEAAVVGNFNVPELLIEFGSEERKERHLEDLITGETTAAFGLTEPEHGSDATHMDTTAEKDDDEWVITGAKRYNSGLHTADYDVIFARTDGDDGDHEGITAFWVPTDADGLEVEYFHWTFNMPTDHAEVTLDDVRVPEDAILGEEGRGLQQASYFVHEGRIRQAASSVGAAQFCIDEAVEFAKERRTWDEPLAKRQGIQFPLADLHTEAEMVRNLVYKTAWQLDEENQQSVSDKVSMANYRANLLACDAADRAMQVHGGQGYTRHKPFEHIYRHHRRYRITEGSEEIQKRNVAGHLFDYLG comes from the coding sequence ATGGATTTCCGGATGCCGGAGCAGCTCCAGCAGTTGCTCGAGGAGATAGACGCGTTCATCGAAGACGAGATCGAGCCGCTCCAGCGGGAACACGAACGGTTCTTCGATCACCGACGCGAGGACGCTCGGACAAATTGGGAGGACGGGACGCCGACGGCGGAATGGGAGGCCTTGCTCGAGGAGATGCGCCGCCGCGCCGACGAGGCGGGACTGTATCGGTACATGCTCCCGGAGGAGTACGGCGGTCGGGACGGGAGCAACCTCGGGATGGCCGTGATTCGGGAACACCTCGCCCAGAAGGGGATCGGCCTGCACAACGTCTTGCAACAGGAGGCCGCCGTCGTTGGAAACTTCAACGTCCCCGAGCTGTTGATCGAATTCGGCAGTGAAGAGCGGAAAGAACGCCACCTTGAGGACCTGATCACCGGCGAGACGACCGCCGCGTTCGGACTGACCGAGCCCGAACACGGCAGCGACGCGACGCACATGGACACGACGGCCGAGAAGGACGACGACGAGTGGGTGATCACCGGGGCGAAGCGATACAACAGCGGCTTGCACACCGCAGACTACGATGTCATCTTCGCTCGGACCGACGGCGACGACGGCGACCACGAGGGAATCACGGCGTTCTGGGTGCCGACTGACGCGGACGGACTCGAGGTCGAGTACTTCCACTGGACGTTCAACATGCCGACCGACCACGCCGAGGTGACGCTCGACGACGTCCGCGTCCCCGAGGACGCGATTCTGGGCGAGGAGGGCAGAGGCCTCCAGCAGGCGTCGTACTTCGTTCACGAGGGCCGCATCAGGCAGGCCGCCTCGAGCGTCGGTGCCGCCCAGTTCTGCATCGACGAAGCGGTCGAGTTCGCGAAGGAACGCCGCACGTGGGACGAACCGCTCGCGAAGCGACAGGGGATCCAGTTCCCGCTGGCCGACCTGCACACGGAGGCCGAAATGGTGCGCAACCTGGTGTACAAGACGGCCTGGCAGCTCGACGAGGAGAATCAACAGAGCGTGAGCGACAAGGTCTCGATGGCGAACTACCGCGCGAACCTCCTGGCGTGCGACGCCGCCGACAGGGCGATGCAGGTCCACGGCGGACAGGGGTACACTCGCCACAAGCCGTTTGAGCACATCTACCGCCATCACCGGCGCTACCGGATCACCGAGGGATCGGAGGAGATCCAGAAGCGCAACGTCGCCGGTCACCTGTTCGATTACCTCGGATAG